The Anopheles gambiae chromosome 2, idAnoGambNW_F1_1, whole genome shotgun sequence genomic sequence CACGACGAGTTCCAGTGCCGGGACGGCCAATGCATCCCGAAGTCATTCCAGTGCGATACGCATCCCGACTGTCAGGACAAATCGGACGAAGTTGGCTGCAGTAAGTATAGAAGAGTCCCCTTGGCAAGGAGTAAAGTTAACAGGTGTGATAAAAAAACCCAACTTTTTCCATACTCCAGTGGCTCCGGCTGTaattcaaccaccaccaccatcgctaTCGATCATTGCTGGCGGTGTGCTGAATATTACCTGCCGTGCTACTGGTGTGCCGGTACCGCTGATCGTGTGGCGACTGAACTGGGGACACGTGCCCGAAAAGTGTACCTCGCGCAATGACCAGGGCTTCGGCCGGCTGACCTGCGAGGACATGCAACCCATCGACTCCGGTGCGTACTCGTGCGAGATCATCAACACGATGGGCACTCACTTTGTGTCGCCGGACACGATCGTGATCGTAACGGGCAGTGGTCCTGTTTGCCAGCAGGGCACATTCAACAGCCAGGCACGCAACCCGTCCGACTGCATCAACTGTTTCTGCTTCGGTGTTACGACCTCCTGCAACAGTGCCGACCTGTACACGTACGCGGTAAGTAATCGTTTGCGAAGGGGTTTGCGCTACACATGGTTGGGGTTCGTCGCCTAGCTTCAATTTCGTTCCTTCTTTCTTGTGTAGCTGAAACCGCCTGTATCGTCGCTGACGATCGTCGGCGTCGAAGGACCGTGGAGTGGACGCAGGGAGTTGGTCGTGGGCGAGTTTGAGAATCACAATCTCACCGCCCAGCGTCACGGAGTACAGCTGCGCCTAACGAATCTTGTGCCGGGACGACGGGTGCCGTACTACTCGCTGCCGGAAGAGTACAAGGGCAACCAGCTCAAGTCGTACGGTGGATCGATTCGCTACGATGTTGAATATGACGGTACCGGCCGTCCCGTGAATGCGCCGGACGTAATTCTTAAGGTACGATATCTCCAACGCCTTTGATAATCAAGCAATTCAACATTAGATGTGTTAACTCTACGCTCATCGCTTCAATTTAGGGTAACGGAATGAGTTTGGTACATTGGCACAGTGGCACATTCTACCCGGACATCAAGAACCACGTTTCCGTCAGCCTACTGCCGGGCAACTGGGTACGCCCGGACCGATCGCCGGCCACTCGCGAAGACATCATGATGGCACTGGCGAGTATCGAAAGCATCCTGATACGCATGCAGTACGTGGACGGCATCGAGCGTAACATCGAGCTGGTAAACGTTATGATGGATTCGGCTGCCCACGACGACCGTGGACTGGGCTCGGCCTCGCTGGTGGAACAGTGCCGCTGTCCGGCCGGGTACCGCGGGCTGTCCTGCGAGAGCTGCGACTATGGCTACGTGCGCCAAAACAGCGGACCCTGGCTGGGGCGCTGCGTGAAGCGTGAGCGAGAATGCCAGCCAGGCTACTACGGTGACCCGAACCGTGACATTCCCTGCGCACCGTGCCCCTGCCCGGTGGCGGGTGAGAAGTCGCGCGCCCGCTCCTGCTACCTGGACAGCCGGGACAATGTCGTGTGCCAGTGCGACCGTGGCTATGCTGGCGAGCGGTGCATGGAGTGTGAGGAGGGGTACGTGGGCAATCCGCTCGGCGAGGGATGCTTCCCGCGCCCGGTAACGAACTGTAACGCGCTCGGCACGGAACGCATCGGCTCGGACAGACGGTGCTACTGCAAGCCGGGCATCGAAGGAACGTACTGCGATCGATGCGCCGCGCAGCACTTTTACATGCACGAGAAGGGCTGTGTCGAGTGCTTCTGCATGGGGCTGACGAAcgtgtgcagcagcaccacctgGGTCCGCGATACCATCCACGCCTCGTTCGCGGACGGCCGGTCCGGGTTCTCGCTCATTTCCGACTACACCAACCCGTCGATCGTTGCCAACGCGCTGCCCGTGTCGAACCGGGAGATCGTGTACCGCAACTTTGGCGCCAGCGATGACACCTTCTACTGGCGGCTGCCCAACCAGTATGTAACAAGTTTCGCAAAACCGACCTGGAACGGATGTACTTTAAGTCTAACCTTTCATTTGCTTCCAGATTCTTGGGCAACAAGCTAACCTCGTTTGGCGGCCATCTGAACTACACGTTGCGCTACACTCCCCACTCTTCGGGCGGTATCTCACGGAACAGTTCTCCGGACGTCGTGCTGCATAGCGTAAGTGTCCCTAGGAAGGCAATATTCCGATGCCTTGTGATCCGTTGTTGTTACCGTAAATTCGCATTTCTCGTTCACGCAGGGCAACAAAATTAAGCTGCATCACTATCGCACCAACAGCCCCATTTCTCCGTACGGCTCGAACACCCACTCGGTGTCAATAGTGGAGGACGAGTGGCAAAACTATGAGGATGGCAATGCGGCCACGCGAGAGTACCTGCTGATGGCACTAGCGAACGTTAGTGATATCTTCATCAAGGCAACCTACAACACGGTTTCGAACGAGGCAGCCCTGTCGTACGTGAGTCTGGACATTGCTCGCGACTCACCGTACGCGACTGGCGCCCGGGCCTGGCCGGTTGAGCAGTGCCAGTGTCCGACCGGTCACATTGGGCTGTCGTGTGAGGATTGCGCGCCCGGTTACTACAAGGGCGACCAGGGCATCTATCTGGGCATTTGCGAACCGTGCGCCTGTAACGGCCATTCGGATGAGTGTGACCCGCAGACCGGCGCCTGCATCAACTGCCGCGACAACACGTACGGCAACAACTGCGAGCTGTGCCGCCCACCGTACGTTGGCAATGCGACCGTCGGCTCGCGCTACGACTGCACGCTCAGCCAGCCGGACCAGTCGTTTGACTGTCGCGAGTGCGACGTGCGTGGCTTTACCGGCAACTGTCAGCGGGGCTGTGAGTGCAAGCAGCTGGTCGAGGGCCGTCGGTGCGACCAGTGCCGCGAAGGTTCGTTCGGTCTCGGCACGCAGCACGAAACGGGCTGTGTGGAGTGTTTCTGCTCCGGCGTGACGAAATCGTGCGGCAGCTCCAACCTGTACCGCGAGGAGCTGCCCGTCATTGTCGACGCGTACGACAACACGATCACGCTGACCGATCGGGAGGGTACGCTGCTGGAGAGCAGAAACTTTGCCATCAACCCGAGCATCAACGAGATCAGCTACACGTTCCGCGATCGGGAAACGTACTACTGGAGCCTGCCGAACCTGGTGCTGGGCAATCAGGTCCTCTCGTACGGTGCGAATCTCACCGTCACGCAGTACGTCGAGGGTGGCCGTCCGCTGGCTGATCAGGACATCATCCTGATCGGCAGTGGTATGAAGCTGGCCTGGTCTCGCGAGTACTACGACGATGGTGTAAGTAATCGGGAGTCGTGAGCGGAGTTCAAATTGCTTCATGATGTTGGATATTTCTTCCAGACCTACGCCGTACCGCTGGTTGAGCACAATTGGATCGTTATCAACCGCCGAAACTCGTACCCAGCTTCACGAGGTGATATGCTGACCGTGCTGTCGAACTTGGAGCACATTCTTATCCGTGCCACCACCAAGGAATCCACCTCGGTGTCTAGACTGAGTGACATTACCCTCGGCACGGCTATACCAACGCGCACGCCCTATCCGGCGGTGGAAGTAGAAATGTGCCGCTGTCCTCCGGGATATCGTGGCACTAGCTGCGAGGTAAGGGCTAAAGAATTGACGAAGAAACTCCAAACTGAGTGGATATTGGCTAAACTTTTTCCCGTTTTCTGCTCGCACTCTTGCAGCAATGTGAGGACCTGCACTATCGAGACATTTACGATCGATCGGCCGGTTTGCTCGGTGCCTGCAAGCCCTGCCCGTGCAATTACGAGAATGCCGACTCGTGCCAGATGGACAACCGCGGTGTCGTTGTGTGCAACTGCAGAGAAGGGTACAGCGGTGACAATTGTGACAACCGTAAGTATTTTGGTTTTTCATGTCGATCCCCCCCTCGCTCAACGGATGATCGCATGCAATGAAGCTGGCATTCGCCTTACGATGTTTTATTCTTCACATTACGCCTCACCTTGGGATATTGTTCACTTCTATTTCTATTTCTTTAATCACATTATGCACTCTGGGTAACGCTGCGTTTTGCAGACAATCGTTTCAAAATGTCTTAcatttccaaaacaaaaatcactaaaaattacacacacacacacacacacacacacacacacacacacacacacacacacacactaaacggGTTGCTTCCATGATGGTAAGATAATTTCCATGGGTTTCACATAATCTCTCATCttaattttcttatttacAAATCATCCTTCTAACATACaaaaatacacgcacacatacatgcatCTACTCTGCATCTGtaacaaaaccacaaatcaTCGCTAACGTACGGGATATGACGATCCATCGCATGCATCATGATCTAGGGTTACCTAAACGTCCGAGACCGGCTAACAATAGGGCTCCTACCAAAGTTGACTGCACAAATAATGCCTTCGTGTTCACGTCAAAGAACGGTATCTTCAATCAATACCAAAAATGTGATACAGAGGGAGTGGAGATTGGCGTAATGTACAAGAGCAAGCGATCGAacgaaggtttttgttttttttttgtttaccgaTCTCTTTTTGTCTGTACTTGTTTTAGTATGCGCTTGTTGGGCTAACCATACTGCTACACTAAACGCCTCCGATCGCGACCATTAACACATTCAATTAACCAACCAAGTAGTCCAATATTAGACACATTTTCGTTCGTAACAACAATATCGTGTCAAAGGTGTCAAACTAACAATGATCCGCTTTCAACAACTCGTTAGCTACTCGAGTATCTAACCAATGCATTAGTAGGCACATGTTGTTAATCATGCCACCAACAAAGAATTCTTACCCCAAAACACCCGCCGTTTGGAGTTCAAAATTTAATGCTTCCATTCGATACGTCTTTCCTCTGTAAAGAACTCGACACTCGTCCAACTGTACCTCCACGAAACCCGGTAATCGAAGTGGTCATCAACGTACCGTCGATTAAGATCGTCGAAATTGGCGAAGACTTCCGTGCTGACTGTACAGCGCATCACGTCGTATCGCAGGTAAGATGTCCCTTAAGTTTGTCTGATACTGATGCGAATCGGAAACTAAGCCCGATCATCCCCTCTCACAGAGCCCGATCGATGTACAATGGACGAGAAAGAATGGACGCTTGCCGGACAGTGCCTACACGGACGGTGGTACGCTAGTGATTACGAACATTCAAATTAAGGACGGTGGTTTGTACGTGTGTAAGGCGAGCAGTGGTACCGAAGTCGTCTACAAGCAGGTCACCATCAACGTCAGCAGTAAGTGATCACTTTCCCAGCAAGATGGATTCCCTATGACATTTCTGTTACCCTCTGTGCTATGTCTATTCTTCCCCAAGAACAAGGATCCGCCAAGCCGACAGTGCTGCTGTCGCAACCGTTCATCGACCAGGATGAGCATCTCTCGGCCGAAGTGCTCTGCACTGCCACCGGCTATCCCACACCCACCATTACCTGGGAACGAGTCGATCAGCCCCTACCATACCACGCGGTCACCGAACGTGGACTGTTGCGTTTCAGCGCGCTGCGACAGCAGGATGCTGGCACGTACCGTTGCGTTGCCCGTAACGACGTCGGTGAGTCCGATACCCTGCTGACCGTGTACGTACGGCCAGCGGTTGGCCCAACCCTGCCGCCATCCTATCCCACGGAGATGGAGCGCGTAGAGATCTCGCCGAGCAGCTTCGACGGACAGCCGGGCGAGGTGATCCGGCTCATCTGTCGCTGCTCGCCGACGGCCCAGGTTGTCTGGAGCAAGCTGGGAGAGCGCCAGCTGCCCAGCAACGCGGACGTGCGCAACGAAATGCTCATCATCGAGCACGCATCGCAAGAGAACACCGGTCGGTATAGCTGTACCGCGTACTTCCCGAACGGACGCACCAAGACCTCCACGGTGGATGTAGTCATTGCCGATAACAATGTGCTACCACCGTCGAACAAGTAAGGAAAAGCGTCGCACGATGAGCTTACGAGCTTACACCGATGACAACCGTAGGCTCAACCGTCTTTCCATTGCAGGGTTGCGCCACGAGTGAATCCACTGAACAAAAACTACGTCGTACTGCAAGGGGCAGACTTTTCGCTTTCGTGTGAAGCCACCGGCACACCGTACCCAACGGTCAAGTGGACGCTTAGCGGCAAGACGTTTGAAAGCAACGTCCAACAGAGCGGCAATGTGCTGCGCATCTTCAACGCCCAGCCAAGCAACGGTGGCGTGTACATCTGTGTCGCCAGCAACGAGGAGGGCATGGATCGTGCCTACACCGTCGTAGAAATTGATCGTAAGTACACGGGGGAAAAAGAATTTTTTGATTAGATACGGTGGTAAGACAAGACCTTAACAATAACGCGTTCCAACCTCTATTTCGTGTTGCAAGCTCTCGAAGCGATAACTGGTAACATTTGCAATAATCTCCCATTGCGAAAGCAAACTCCCCTCCCCCAATCATGAAATGCTTCATCGTAAATGATCCCTTCTTTTCGCAGGTCGGGAAAAGCCTGTCCTCGAGATCTACCCGAGCGAACCGCAAACGATTAAGGTGGGCGAATCGGTGCGTCTGAGCTGCCGGGCTTCGGCCGGCGTCCCGTACCCATCGATCACCTGGGTGCGCAAGGATCGTATGCCGCTGTCATCTCGCTTCACCAACGATGCGGAAGGAGTTATCACGTAAGCATCTGATCCGAACCGACTCTCTCACTGTACAAACATCAAACCCCTGTACTCCACCACCCCAACAGGCTGCGCGATGCCTCGCTGGAAGATGCGGGCGAGTACGAATGCCGGGCGGATAATGCAGCCGGCTCGGCCATACTGTCCACCACGATCGAGGTGCTGCAACCTCCGATCATTCGGCTGCAACCGAGCGAGAGCCACAAGATCACGGAGAACGACGAATTCACCATCCACTGCTCGGCGACCGGCAAACCGGCCCCGATGGTAACGCTGTTGCCACCGCCGGGTGCCTCACGGTCGCACCTGCGCCAGCAGACCGAGGGACTGCGCGAGGTAACGCTGTACCTGCACCAGGCCGAGCTGAACGATGCCGGCACGTACGAGTGTACCGCCAAGAATGCGGCCGGCGAAGATTCCCAGTACCTGTCGCTGCAGGTGGACCCGAAACGGGGTGACGTCGGAccccacgacgacgacgacaggcCACCGTCGTACTATCCGCCGCGTCTGCCACCGACACGGCCGCCGGGCCCTTCCTCACAACCGATCGCCTACACCTACAAGGCCATTCTCGGCGAGCAGGCGCACCTGATGTGCAACGAGGAGTTCCGCAGCACCCGCACCGAATGGCGCCGCAGCGACGGACGCCCCCTGCCGTACGGGTCGATCGTGCGCGGCGGCAATCTGACGATCGAGAGCACCGGCCACGATGCGGCCGGCATGTACGATTGCGTTACCTTCCCGTCCCCGTCGCAGCCGGTCACGATAGTGCGCATCATGGTGGAGGTCATCTCGCTGCCCAAGATCAGCTTCAGCCCGCAGATGCCGATGACGGTGCGACCGGGCGACGCGGTGGACATCCTGTGCAACGTCACGAGCGACGTAGCGTACGAGGTGAAATGGCACCGCAAGGATAacctgccgctgccgccgacGGTGCAGGCGTACGGTAACTATCTGCGGTTCAGCAGCATCGCGCCGGAGGATGCCGGTCGCTACTACTGCCACGTCCGGAACCAGTTCGGCGAGACGGAGAAGGCCGCCGAGGTGGTCGTTAACAGTAAGCATGCTTTCGTTACTTCTACGCCAGTGTTGAGGACAGAGTCCTTGAAACATCATCGCCTGATGTTCGTAAGCTAATCTTTCAACTGTCTCAACTGTGTTTCTCCAACTAGAAAATGAGCTCATGCCGGAACCTCCAATAGTGGGCAAGCGGTACCACCAGGCGTCTCTAGGTGCGGCGATACGCTTGGACTGTAAGCTGCCGGCTGGTGCACCGTACGTCAACGTGCGGGTAAGTTCAGTAAATaaccaaacaaaagaaaaacaaatagtgTGCCGCGCCATAGACGCTAGTGGCCGTCTGTAACATATATTTGCTGATATTGGATTGGTTTCTCAATGTCTTGTACCTCGTCGCAGTACAACTGGAATCGCCTGGAACGCACCCTCCCGCCAACGGCTAGGATTGTCGCCAACGGTAGAGAGTTGCACCTGTTCAATCTCGAGCCGGAAGATGCTGGTACATACCAGTGCGGCATGTCCTATCCGGACGGCACGGTCGTGTACGATTCTATAGTGCTAACGGTCGGTAAGTATAAGTAGGCATCGCGCATTGTTTTGCGCAAAAGGAACCGGTAGTGTAGCGCACaaccaaacaaagcaaatcCTTCGACGCAAAACCCCAGATTGAcaagcggtggtggtggtgggagctTTAAGCGAATCAAAAACACCCAGAAACAGTACACCGCGTTCCAACGAGCAGGCAGCGCACCCCAAGACAATTGGGGAAAGCAAGAAAACAGGCAGAAGGCGAAACCAAATCGAACAGTTTTAACGCATCGTCTTTGGGAGAGATCGCTTAAGGATCATGGGTTAGAAACTGTCGTTTCCAATGCTGCTTCGATGTCTAGATAATCTTTCAAAATTTTAGCTACGCTTCGTTAGGTTGGAGTTGTTTCCCCACATCCAAACAAAAAGCCCTGTAGAAGTAGTTGTAAAAGATTCAAGCGCTATAGCGTAGTTTAAATTTTGAGAACAGCCATTAGCCTTTTTTAGTACTTGGCATCTTGGAACGACACAAGCACAGGACACAGGTCAGAGGTtagattttaaattaatagaTATTTTTATCGAGCATGCTGTTGTATCATTTCAACGTTTCCAAGCAGAAGATATTAATACTGGATAGGGAACATTTAATAGGTATTTCGATCGATCGGGCGGTTTGCGACTCGTACTTTCATGAGCGTTCAGCTACATTTCTTTTGCCCACCCAGTGAATGTACATATGACAGTGACAGGGGGCATGCGGTTTAGTGAACGAAGGGATTTGTTCATATGATTCACTGCTCGATGAGAGACGGCACAGGTTTTGTAATGCTTGGCCTTAAATGCCTTTAAACCCAACACGCATATGCTATGCGCTAAGGTAACAGGATACAACAGCCTTTACTTCAATAAGTTACCACATATATATACAACAAGAATGATAACATTACGACACGAAGACGACATTCGTTTATACAGCGCAAGTAACTCTCTAACTGCCATTCATAGTGAGGCAATACGACGGTATTAAGGGAGTGGGAATAAATAGTAGCGTCTCTTTACTATGGTGATTGATATTTCGTTTGCAAGAACAACCAAATACTGCCACCCTGCCGTGTTTAAAAGTACACCAcataaaagataaaacaaaacaggcaAATCACACATCGCGCTTTGTGGCGTCAAAACTTTTACACATTTAGtacagcacaaacaaacaaacaaacacccgcCCTCCTGGTAGAAAATCATAGTGAATCGTACGCAAGCATAGTACACGTTGTCTTCACCTTCGGCTCGCGTGGGTCGGAGATTAGTATGCCCTTTAGTAGTGGCTGTAAGAGGTGATTAACAGTGCAGCATCGTGCAGCATCCGCATGTTTCCCATCGTGCTAGCAACACACTAGAAGAATTTTACTTCAGCATGAGGattctcttcctcttcttccacGGCTGCCAGGCCTTAGAACGGTTCGATAGTTTCGCAGTGCGCTAGGCAGCGATCTTTTGCAGGCAGAATGCGGCAAAACATTGTTGCGCAGCGCACTGGATACTAGTAGGTTCGATTTATGTCCCTTCCCCACCCGTACATAGTGCAACATGTTACTAGCAAACGATCACTGCAACCCGCCCTCCTCCCTCTTACCCTGTTCatgcacaccaacacacgcaaacacccgccaaaacacacatatacacacaagcacaccgtATACTTATGTATGTACTTGTTAAAAAACATTGCGCATAGAATCATAGTGTTATGAATGACTAACCGCCTACAAATGTTGAGCTGTTGTTTgtaccccacacacacaacctccCCCCAGCTATACTTGGATGGTAGTAAATGCAGTAAAGGGAACCGGCAAGGCGTAGGCAAAGCCTTGGAACGTACACAATAAGGATAACAAGCAGAACACAACCGGAAATGGGACAATAAAATAACAGACCAATATTACTAATGAAAAATCATCACCGATCTCGCCcagtctctttctctctctctctctctctctctctctctctctctctctctctctctctctctctctctctctttctctctttctctctcacacttttTCTATCAATCCCtgtctgtttctctctctctcttacttaCTTTTTCTATCAATCTCTCTCTTCACTGTTTTCCCTGTTTCACCTCATTGCTTTCAAAACATCCAACGATCACCGCCATCCACTGTGAGTGATCTATTTCTTGAACATGAAATGGCACAACGTCTTCCAGAGCTTGGCAAAGAAATGAATCACTTCGGTCGGTGTTACGTTGATGCAAAATTTAGGGTACCAGCACTAAAGATGTCCTGCGAACGATCGAACGATTTCAGTCATTTGTAGTGTTtgttcctcctcctctctGTAAATTGGTAGTTGCTTATTCATCTCTGTGCACCAACAAACGACAGATTTTCACCAACACCTGCCGATAACATTACAGAG encodes the following:
- the LOC1274328 gene encoding basement membrane-specific heparan sulfate proteoglycan core protein isoform X31; translated protein: MFSANSRAALWLAVLLVVSIERASGQECTSNEFTCDDGRCIDQDRQCDGVADCSRGEDEQDCGIVECDESREFLCRSDNTCIQKEAVCDGNRDCSDGEDEICEGRCSEHEFHCNNGNCIPKDYMCNDIDDCGDNSDETDSVCGDYTCMPDEFTCYDGGCVSKALVCDDRKDCEDGTDEMDCDNNPPIKSLTRCGQGQFECNDGICIADYKHCNGIVDCHDESDETGCNSDNNTNCKVFEWQCRNGFCINKDFRCDGSVDCTDRSDEEGCYDEERPSDPCREDEFYCDGRCFEDDRRCDGRADCTDGSDEHDCPTLPLERCEELQCPDGSCFRHSQRCDGVSDCADGYDEQNCPCRSNEFTCADGQCIPNYLLCNGRPDCADGSDERNCSCARNEFRCRTGQCIDELRRCDQRIDCVDGSDEKDCTRICRSNEWTCHSGQCIRLDQRCNRRYDCQDRSDEMSCTSCGPNKFRCENGPCIAMALKCNGRVDCPYDTSDELDCTDEFQYAPPPPFDQPRLNLKTYPDEQTIKEKEIVEGNEVVFQCRDEGPMHAKVKWVRGNGQPLPPGTRDMNGRLEIPNIRIDHNGEYICEAVGYPKSTPGSSKVVQLTVERFHYHQRPPTACGVNEATCMNGNCILKSQICDGRQDCADNSDENGCSHKDQCEPNQFKCRNRKCVLKTWLCDGEQDCGDGSDEENCATLPPNAPCRHDEFQCRDGQCIPKSFQCDTHPDCQDKSDEVGCMAPAVIQPPPPSLSIIAGGVLNITCRATGVPVPLIVWRLNWGHVPEKCTSRNDQGFGRLTCEDMQPIDSGAYSCEIINTMGTHFVSPDTIVIVTGSGPVCQQGTFNSQARNPSDCINCFCFGVTTSCNSADLYTYALKPPVSSLTIVGVEGPWSGRRELVVGEFENHNLTAQRHGVQLRLTNLVPGRRVPYYSLPEEYKGNQLKSYGGSIRYDVEYDGTGRPVNAPDVILKGNGMSLVHWHSGTFYPDIKNHVSVSLLPGNWVRPDRSPATREDIMMALASIESILIRMQYVDGIERNIELVNVMMDSAAHDDRGLGSASLVEQCRCPAGYRGLSCESCDYGYVRQNSGPWLGRCVKRERECQPGYYGDPNRDIPCAPCPCPVAGEKSRARSCYLDSRDNVVCQCDRGYAGERCMECEEGYVGNPLGEGCFPRPVTNCNALGTERIGSDRRCYCKPGIEGTYCDRCAAQHFYMHEKGCVECFCMGLTNVCSSTTWVRDTIHASFADGRSGFSLISDYTNPSIVANALPVSNREIVYRNFGASDDTFYWRLPNQFLGNKLTSFGGHLNYTLRYTPHSSGGISRNSSPDVVLHSGNKIKLHHYRTNSPISPYGSNTHSVSIVEDEWQNYEDGNAATREYLLMALANVSDIFIKATYNTVSNEAALSYVSLDIARDSPYATGARAWPVEQCQCPTGHIGLSCEDCAPGYYKGDQGIYLGICEPCACNGHSDECDPQTGACINCRDNTYGNNCELCRPPYVGNATVGSRYDCTLSQPDQSFDCRECDVRGFTGNCQRGCECKQLVEGRRCDQCREGSFGLGTQHETGCVECFCSGVTKSCGSSNLYREELPVIVDAYDNTITLTDREGTLLESRNFAINPSINEISYTFRDRETYYWSLPNLVLGNQVLSYGANLTVTQYVEGGRPLADQDIILIGSGMKLAWSREYYDDGTYAVPLVEHNWIVINRRNSYPASRGDMLTVLSNLEHILIRATTKESTSVSRLSDITLGTAIPTRTPYPAVEVEMCRCPPGYRGTSCEQCEDLHYRDIYDRSAGLLGACKPCPCNYENADSCQMDNRGVVVCNCREGYSGDNCDNRLPKRPRPANNRAPTKVDCTNNAFVFTSKNGIFNQYQKCDTEGVEIGVMYKSKRSNEELDTRPTVPPRNPVIEVVINVPSIKIVEIGEDFRADCTAHHVVSQSPIDVQWTRKNGRLPDSAYTDGGTLVITNIQIKDGGLYVCKASSGTEVVYKQVTINVSKQGSAKPTVLLSQPFIDQDEHLSAEVLCTATGYPTPTITWERVDQPLPYHAVTERGLLRFSALRQQDAGTYRCVARNDVGESDTLLTVYVRPAVGPTLPPSYPTEMERVEISPSSFDGQPGEVIRLICRCSPTAQVVWSKLGERQLPSNADVRNEMLIIEHASQENTGRYSCTAYFPNGRTKTSTVDVVIADNNVLPPSNKVAPRVNPLNKNYVVLQGADFSLSCEATGTPYPTVKWTLSGKTFESNVQQSGNVLRIFNAQPSNGGVYICVASNEEGMDRAYTVVEIDRREKPVLEIYPSEPQTIKVGESVRLSCRASAGVPYPSITWVRKDRMPLSSRFTNDAEGVITLRDASLEDAGEYECRADNAAGSAILSTTIEVLQPPIIRLQPSESHKITENDEFTIHCSATGKPAPMVTLLPPPGASRSHLRQQTEGLREVTLYLHQAELNDAGTYECTAKNAAGEDSQYLSLQVDPKRGDVGPHDDDDRPPSYYPPRLPPTRPPGPSSQPIAYTYKAILGEQAHLMCNEEFRSTRTEWRRSDGRPLPYGSIVRGGNLTIESTGHDAAGMYDCVTFPSPSQPVTIVRIMVEVISLPKISFSPQMPMTVRPGDAVDILCNVTSDVAYEVKWHRKDNLPLPPTVQAYGNYLRFSSIAPEDAGRYYCHVRNQFGETEKAAEVVVNKNELMPEPPIVGKRYHQASLGAAIRLDCKLPAGAPYVNVRYNWNRLERTLPPTARIVANGRELHLFNLEPEDAGTYQCGMSYPDGTVVYDSIVLTVGRDRLNATTGLPTPAPELCAPSTCGDGVLWLCRASPARCNGTFFMCCVQYDRARRVGDQERTMVPRLGRADDTRPTVKDAATVADVRRPPPHRLLPPTHHHFAPESLPVLQLEPSRSMVRPGESLVVDCSSSAGTGVPIKWEKSDGTPLPYNIHQEGNRLYIQNAREDDSGTYTCVCFTEDGLRYVSDFQLEVEENTISDVLPRSTSRMEFAERGTTVKLQCNTDLYPTTYQWSRIDGELPNDRDTHGSILTLTNVQASDAGKYVCSAKHGGQSANVVITLVVNNVIPFFPQSPRSYMEFKSFDNVYSKFYFEVSFKPEKMNGLILYASQRRPNLDYISLSLRNGYPQFRFNFDGQQVVLQPEKPVHMGQWHTVKVNRVRNNGFLLVDDQTPVNFPDRLKFYGLNLDDHLFVGGVPQFDQVPASAVEYKEGFVGCISRLKLNDREVQLYEDALETVGITTCEPCADDPCKNFGTCLEAQTAQGYSCMCRDGYTGTNCQHEGDGCSDDTCGVGRCEETDTGPECYCPVHKTGDRCQYTEHYTDATLAFKDGSYAAYDKFQSKRSIRFRFKPDSLENGIMFYAAEHEQGYGDFMAVLLNNGFVEIRYSVAGKMKPLIVRSTVPIEAGQWHTVSAGRTKAGIGYLQVDDEAVNNEMSNRNTPILLKTKVYAGGYDKRLLLSQEIGVRRGFEGCIAELETSGNKLNMIDDIRDSANVYHCGHADGHQPDPIDVESPVTCRPGRGGYDCDTVTDICLDQRPCENGALCQTHAGGQNYTCTCEPGYLGQRCETQYTDIVASRFSGNGFIEVSPKAFKHSESQITTEFAIMFSAYEPNGLLIWYGQRNGEEFLGNDYVALSLSNGYVELTIRMDGQESYVRNSDVYVVDNERHVALVRRERNQFHLQVDSLTVHGETRPTGKQTMEIPGSFYVGGVPDVERVTGNRFNESFNGCVFSVENNEGKAILLRDFTIRTVNVDVCDEPNLGTDPPVV